The Maridesulfovibrio sp. genomic sequence GTGCAATACCTCAGCCGGGTGTTTACCTACGAAGAACTGAGCGATTCCCGGAATCTGGAACAGGCGCTGAAAGGAATGCAGCAACAATACGGGCGTATCTTTGTTGACCTCGGGATAATCAACGAAAACGGCACCCAGGTTGCCTATGCCGGACCGTTCAACCTGCTGGGCGCTGATTACTCCAAAGCAGACTGGTACCTTAATTCCCGGACCAAAAGTACCAATATCAGTGACGTCTTCATGGGATTGCGCCAGTCACCCCACTTTATCATCACGGTTAACAGCAGCAGGGCGGGTAAGCCGTGGACTCTGCGTGCCACAATTGATTTTCTCGCTTTTACAAATCTGGTTGAGAATATCCATATAGGTGAAACCGGATATGCCTACATCCTGAATAAGAGCGGCGTGTATCAGACCAGACCGCAATCCAACCTCAACCGAGAACTGGTGCTGACTCCTTATGAGAATATTCAGGACCCTGTATATGAGGACGGAGTCTCTATCCAGCTTTCAGGGGGCAGTGACGGAGAAAAGTATGTGGCAGTCTCCTCCCTGCTCAAGAGTGGAGATTGGAAACTGGTTTACCAGCAGAACATGTCAGACGCCTTTTCTTCCATGATCCGCAGCGAGTTCATTACTCTGGCTATTTTTCTTACCGGCGGATTGGCGATTATTGTCATGGCCCTTTATCTCTCCCGAAAGCTGGTCACCCATATTGAATTTATCGATTCCGAGAACGAAATGATGAACCGCCAGATGGTGGAGACCGGAAAGCTGGCCTCCATAGGTGAGTTGGCCGCGGGTATTGCCCATGAAATCAACAATCCGGTGGCGATTATGATTGAAGAGGCCGGATGGGTCTGCGATCTGCTGGAAGATGAGGGCAGGGAAATGTCCTCCTATGCTGAAATTTCCCGTGCTCTTGAGCAGGTGCGCACACAGGGAGGACGCTGCAAGGACATCACTCATAAGCTGCTCAGCTTTGCCCGCAAGACCGATTCAAGGGTTGTAGATGTGTTTTTGCCTGACCTCATTGAAGAAGTGGTGGGAATTTCAATGCAGCAGGCCCGCTATGCCCAGATCAACCTTTCCCTTGATCTTGACCGGGAAATGGGACCGGTGCGGGCTTCTATTTCTGAATTGCAGCAGGTTTTCATGAACCTTTTCAATAACGCCGTTCAGGCCATGGAGGCTAAGGGCGGGACGCTGAGCGTCGCCTGCCGGGCTGAAGGCGGTCAAGCATATGTTTCCGTGGCGGATACAGGTCCCGGAATACCTGCAGCCAATTTAAGCAGGATTTTCGATCCCTTTTTCACCACCAAGCCGGTGGGCAAGGGAAGCGGACTGGGGCTTTCCATCTGCTTTGGATTGATCCACCGGATGGGTGGGGAGATTGATGTTGAAAGTGGAGTGGGGCAGGGAGCGCGGTTCAATATCCGGCTGCCTTTACCCTCAGCAGGTACCGAATATGAAGTCGAAAAGGAGGATTAAACCATGATGGATGCAACCATTCTGTTCGTGGACGACGAGGCTGGATTTGTCGATGCAATGTCCAAGAGACTTGCCAGAAGAAATATGACCATCCACAAGGCTTATGACGGAGAGCAGGCCCTGAAGAGCCTTGCGGAAAATCACGGTATCGAAGTGGTCATTCTGGATATGAAAATGCCGGGCAAGAACGGTCTTGAAGTGTTGCGTGATATCAAGCGTGATTTCCCCATTGTCGAGGTCATCATGCTCACCGGTCACGCCACTGTGGAATCGGCAATTGAAGGCATGCAGAATGGTGCATTCGACTATCTTATGAAGCCCTGCAATATCGATGATCTTGCCGAAAAACTTCGTAAGGCTGTGGAACTGTACCGTTCCCATGCGGATGAAGAAGTTAAGGCCCGCATCGATGACATTACCCATCGTATGGCCTGATCGTACGGGGAAAACCGTATCCGAGGGTTTGAGAATGATCAGCAGCGATAAACAGATAAGACTTCTCATAGTCGACGATGAAGTCGGCTTTGCCGAAGTTTTACGCAAGCGCCTTGAGCGGCGGGGAATTCTGGTTGAAACCGCTTACAGAGGTGAAGATGCGGTCAGGGTGCTGCGTGAAAAGCATTTTGACGTGGTTCTGCTTGATCTCAAACTCGAGGGAATGGATGGAATAGAGATTTTAAAGGTGTTCAAAATGCTGGACCCGAATCTGCCGGTGCTGATGCTCACCGGGCACGGTTGTGAAAAAGCCGCCGCTGAAAGTATCAGGCTGGGGGTTGCGGATTATCTTTCCAAGCCGGTCGAGTTCAGTCTGCTGCTGGAAAAGGTGCAGCAGGCGTCCAGCCGGAAGGAGGTGCCCCGTGGAAAGGGTGAGAGTTCTTCTGGTTGATGATGAAGTTGATTTTTCCCGTGTTTTTGCCCGTAGGCTGGAAAGACGGGGACTGACTGTAAGCACTGCTGCCGGGGCTGACGAGGCCGTAGATGTCTTGAAGGAGTTACCGGTGAACGCAGTGGTGCTGGATATAAAAATGCCCGGCAGGGACGGGATTCAACTGCTTGGAGAAATTAAGAGACAGTATCCTCAAATTGCGGTCGTGATGCTCACGGCCCATGCTGAAGCGGACATAGTCGTTTCCAGTCTGGCCATGGGGGCTTGTGATTACCTCCTGAAACCTGCTGATGTGGATGAAATTGTCTGCAAAATCAAGGATGCCGTCTTAAGACACAACAACCAATGACAATGTGAGGATAACCATGGGTTTTTTCAATCAATGGGGTAAGTTTATGATGGCTGGGGCCGGTTATATGGCCCGCTGGGAAATAGACAACGCCAAGGCGATTATGGGCAGCAGCAAGCTGCGTATGCTCCTTGGGCTGATGCTTATTCCCGTTATTCTGGGCGGTATTGCGTTCGCTGATGATATTGCCCCGATCCTTCCGGATCTGCTGGGTGGCAAGAAATCATATAGCCCGGCCTTTTACAGTTTCGGAATTTTTATGGTCTCCATAGCCATCGGTATCGGTGCCGGACTGATTACCGGCTGTATCGGTGCGGGGGGAGGCTTTATCATCGCTCCTGCTTTGATGAGTGCCGGGATCAAGGGGATTCTGGCTGTCGGTACCGACCTTTTCCATATTTTCGCCAAGGCGATTATGGGCAGTGTCATCCACCGCAAGATGGGTAACGTCTCCGTACCTCTGGCAGTAGTATTTCTTATCGGGGCAATTCTAGGTGCCACAGCAGGCGGAATAATCAACCGCGTTCTCTATGAGATCAACCCGGTTCTTTCGGACGCATTTATCACAACCGTGTACTCCCTCATGCTCGGCTTTCTCGGAAGTTATGCCATGATGGATTTCCTGAAGGCACGTAAGGCCGGCAAGGGCGGCAGTGCTCACGGTGGCGGTGAAGGTAGCGATCTGGGAGCTCTCTCCAAGTCTCTGCAGGGAATAAATTTTCCGCCCATGGTTAAATTCGACCATGATCTAGTACCCGGCGGTCGCCAGATTTCATGGGTATTCCTCGTACTTTCCGGTGCGCTGGTAGGTCTTGCGGCCGGTATTATGGGCGTTGGCGGCGGATTCCTGACCTTTCCCATTTTCGTATACGTACTCGGCGTTTCTTCCATGACCACCGTTGGAACCGATATTTTTCAGATTGTATTCACTGCCGGATTCGCTTCCATCAGTCAGTATGCGATTTACGGTTTTATCTTCTACACACTGGCTATGGGCATGCTGCTGGGTTCCCTGCTGGGTATCCAGATAGGCGCGCTGGTAACCAAGGTGGTTCCGGGTATCACCATCCGCGGTTTCTACGCCATGGCGGTTCTGGCCGGTTTTGTAAACCGTATTTTTGCCCTGCCCGGTAAACTCGGTGAAATGGGCTACATCCCCATCTCGCCCTCCATGGGCCGTATTCTGGACTCCATCGGCATCTGGGCGTTTTTTGTGGTCATCGGCGGATTCTCCGTCTGGGTCATCGGAACCTTCATTGTAAACATCAAGAATCTTAAGGTTGAGGAGGCACGTTAAAATGATCGTCAACAAGAAAGAATTCACCGGCGGTTTTGCTCTGCTCGCTCTCTTCTTCATAGTGCTGGTTGTCATGTTTCAGCCGATATTCAACGGCAAGAATGCCATGGCTTATCTTGACGCCATGTACAACTCCATATCCAAGGGATCGGTGAATTATATTTCCGATCTGCGTGAAAATGTGAAAACCGTTGAAGGAAAGAAAGTGAGCCTGAAGCTTACTTACTCCACTGCCGTGCAGGCTGAGCAGTCCGAAAAGCTGTTCAAATCTGCCGGAGTTCAGGCTGCCGTTAATGGCAAGGAACTGGGCATTAACGGGTCCATCTCAACCATTCTGGAATCATGCCTTGGTGATGCTGATCTTATGTATCATAACAAGGGGGATGAAGTTTCAGGAAAGTATGACATGGAACCGCGCCGGGCGATCTTTAACTGGTGGACCAGTCTGGGCCTCATGGAAAAAGCACTGAATGATCAGAGTGAGTTCAAGCTCGCCAAGGTTTCTGCTTCAGTCATGAAGAAGGGGGTGGAAACCGCATACAACTACTACGAAATTGTACCGCTGAATATCATGGATGAATTATGGTTGGTCATCTTTTCGCTGATATTCTATGTAGTCTATACCTTGTGGTACGGCTTTGCCATCCTCTTTGTTTTCGAGGGATGGGGCTTAAATCTCGGCCATTGATGCATTGCCCCAAGCGTTAACAGGCCTGCACGGCCCGGCTACCTCCAGTGCCGGGCCGTGTTTCTGATAATAAAAGATATCCGCGGCTGCCATTACTGCGGAAAGAGTTTACTCGAATCTGATTTCCCCCTATCCTTTAAGATGAGGGTATTACAATGAATCTTCAGGAATATTACGACACCATAATGCAGCTCAGCCACGGAATAGTGGTAACTTTGGATTTGAACGGGGAAATCATCCACGGCAACACCCGTCTGGAAAATATTACCGGTTATTCCATGAAGGAACTGGCCGGAAAAGACTGGTTTGAAACATTTATAGCCAGAGATGAGCGGGAAGACGCCAGAAGGGAAGTCTTCAGGAAAGCTAAGGAAAATAAAATTTCAAAAATATCGGGGGATATCCGGACCAGAGGCGGAAGTAAGGTCTATATTGACTGGAATATCAAGCAATTAACTGATTCAAGGTCCAATATAGTCAGTATTCTTTGCGTAGGTCAGGATGTAACCGGGCACATGCTGCGTCAGGAAGGGTTGCTTTACGAACGTTTTACTCTCATTGAACGCAACAAGGAATTGAACTGCCTTTTTGAGATATCCAAGCTGGGTGGAGATCTGGACCTGAACCTGAAAGAAACAATGGACCGTATAGTCCAGTTGATGCCTTCCGGTTTTCAGAATCCGGAAAAGACACATGTCAGATTGCGAATCGGCAATCTCAGCTGGGAAACTCCGGGATATCGGAAGACGGAGAATTTTCTTGTGGAGGCGGTGGATGCTCATCGTGATATTCGGGGAACCATAACCGTGGCGGTCGAGGCCCCTGAGAATTATGGCAGGCCTGTTTTTATTGACGATGAGAAAGACCTGCTCATGACTGTGGCCCAGCAGATAGCCATTATTGTAGCTAAAAAGGAGATCAAATCTGCAAAGATTGAGCTTGAACAGCAGCTTAGGCAAGCTGATCGGCTGGCTAAGATCGGGCAGTTTTCCGCAGGGGTTGCCCACGAAATAAACGAGCCGTTATCCAATATTCTCGGGTATGCCCAACTTGCATTGCAGACACCTGAGCTTCAGGATCAGGTCCGCATGGATTTGAGCAGTATTGTGGATTCCTCATTACATGCGCGGGAAATAATTAAAAAATTGATGTTTTTCAGCAGGCAGTTACCTCCTCAGCTTATCCCCACCAACATCAATGAAACTATTACCGAGGCCTTGCGTATTACCGAGACTGCGGCGAAGAGGAATGATATCGTTGTGAAATGTGATTTTGCAGCGGATCTTCCGTCGGTTCCGGCTGATCCGCAGCATATTAAGCAGGTGATAGTAAACCTTGCCGCCAATGCCATTCAGGCAATGAGCGGGGGCGGGACGCTGGAAATAAGAACGCTTAGCGATAAAAATGATGCATACATCATAGTTGAGGATAATGGACCGGGAATACCCGAAGCCGAGCTTAAACAGATTTTCAATCCTTTCTTTACCACCAAGGATGTGGATAAAGGGACCGGATTGGGACTTTCCGTTGTGTTGGGTATAGTTAAGGCCCATAAGGGCGTTATTCAGGTGCGGAGCGAACCGGGCAAGGGAACATGTTTTGAAATAGCACTTCCCTGCCAGCAGAATAATATAACGGATGACTGATGACTGGAAAGATAAAAATTCTGGCAGTTGATGATAGCAAAAGCACTCTTGAGGTGCTGAAGAGAAATCTTGAATCCAGCGGTTATGAGGTGTTTACCTCCCTGCGGGTTGATGAAGCCCTGCCGCTGCTGGAGGAATATGATATTGATATTGTCATAACCGATTTCAAGATGCCTCAGGCTAACGGGTTGGATCTGATCCGCCACGTACGCGAGAATCATCGTGATGTAGAAATCATGATGATTACCGGATATCCGTCCATTTCCGGAGCAGTGGAGGCCATCAAGGACGGGGCCGGGGAGTATCTGCCCAAGCCCTTCACCGCTGAGGAACTGCTTTCTGCCATGGACCGCATTATGGAGCGGGTCAGGCGGCGTAAAGCTGTTCAGCCCGCGGAGGTTTCCAAAGAAAACTACGGCATTTACGGAAAGTCTCCACTGATGCAGCTGGTTTTCAGGAGGATAGCCAAGGCTGCGGGCACAAATGCCAACGTGCTTATATCCGGTGAATCGGGAACAGGTAAGGAGTTGGTGGCAAGGGCCGTACATTATCACAGCGACCGCAGGGCCGCCCCTTTTGTTCCTGTAAACTGCGCGGCCATCCCTGATTCTCTGGTGGAAAGCGAGCTTTTCGGTCACGTTAAGGGGGCTTTTACCGGTGCCAAGGAAGCTCGGATCGGTTTTTTTGAAATAGCCAACGGCGGAACGATTTTTCTCGATGAAATAGGTGATGCCAGCCCGAATATGCAGGCCAAGCTGTTGCGTATTCTGCAATCCAAGGAATTCTGCAAGGTCGGATCGAGTACCGTTAATACCGTGGATACCCGCATACTGGCTGCTACCCACAAAGACCTTAAGCTGCTGGTGGATGAAGGTTCCTTTCGTGAGGACCTGTATTACCGGCTCAATGTTGTGGACATTCCGGTCCCATCTCTTGCCGAGCGCGGCGACGATATTCTGATCATGATCAGCAGTTTTCTGGAGCGTTTTGCCACGGCGATGCAACGATCGGTGCCGGGGATGACCGATGAGGCTTTGCAGGCCATGCGTAATTATGCATGGCCCGGAAATGTGCGTGAACTGGAAAATCTCGTCCAGCGTTTGGTGGTCATTGTCGATCACGATCCAATCGAAATTACCGACCTGCCTGCCAATATGCGATTCAGCCTCCCCGTGGACGGACGTGTGGACCGTTCTCTTGCAGACGTAGAAAAAGAGCATATCAAAAACGTGTTGGCCATGACCAATAACAACAAGACCCGAGCCGCAGAAATTCTCGGCATCAACCGCAAGACCTTGCGTGAGAAGCTGAAGAGGATGGAGGAAGGGCAGGGGTGATCAAGCGGAGATAAAAAGAATCCTTGTTGCCAGCAAAATATAAACATGCGAGCATTTGTTGGTCTTCACTACGTGTCTCTGCTTTAGTAAAATGATTTAAGACTTACTTGATTTTAGTTATGAGCCGTGTGTTTTTTTGATTACTATGTAAATACATGCGTTGAAAATCTTCTTTTTTAAAATTAATACACTATTAATATTTCTTAATGTGGTCCGGTCCTATAGTTGCTGCACTCCCGGTCAGACAGAGGAACAGGCAATAATTGCCTCTTTGTAAAAATGATCAGGAGGACAAAAATGAGTGTTTCCGGTATAGGCGATTCGTCGGTCAGTAGTCTGTTTTCAAGTCAGATGAGCCAGATGAAGCGTCCTGAGGATTATGATTCCTCGGATGACTTTGTAAGTTCCATTATTGGAGATCAGGACAGCGACGGTGACGGTCAGCTGAGTTCATCCGAAGCTGGTTCCCTGAGTGATATTTTCTCTGAAATTGATTCTGATGGTGATGGTTACCTCTCGCAGGAGGAAATGGTTGCCGATCTGGAAAGCAGACAGCAGGAAAAAGCTATGATGGGCAATATGTCTGTTATGATGCAGAGCAGTGAAGCCGGAATCGGCTGCGGTGAAAGTTCGGAAAGTTCTTCCAGCGAAGAGTCCGAAGAAGAGTATGATGAATACGATTACAATCAGGACGGCGTAGTAACCCTTGATGAATTGCAGAAAGCTTTCGCCAACGGAGACACCTCGCTTGCAGGCATAGTCGGTGATAATTCTGATCCCAGCGGGCAGGACTCTGAAGAAAGCGGCCAATCAGGTCAATCTATTCTGCAACGGATGGCCATGAGAGCTTACGAGCAGCAGGAAGCAACAACCTCTGCCAGCGAGTTGCTCGGGGCCAGCGCATAAGTTTCAGCATCATGATTACGGCTGTGAAAGGATTCACGGCCCGGCGTATTAATTCAAAGCAAGGAAATATGTCGTGAACATGGATGTAGAAAAAGGCTTACCATAAGTCTGGTAAGCCTTTTCCATTTGTTAAAGAGCCATTTCTAATATTTCCAATAGTTCTTTTTCAGTCAGCTCAAGAGGATTGCCTTTCATGCTGCTGGATCGTGCGGCTTTGGCGGACAGAGATTTGAAATCTTTTTTCTGTACTCCGATTTCGCCTAGTCCGGGGATTTTCATCTCAGCACAGGTATTTTTCACCCACTGGATTCCGTCCGTAATTTGGGCGTCATTGTTTCCGGTCAGGATTTTTGCGGTTTCAGCATAAGCAGCAAGGGCCGGGTTGCCGGGATCGCGTTCCTTAAGCGCACGGACATTTATCTCCATGACAGATGGCAGCAGTGCAGCGCAGACCGCGCCATGCGGGGCCTTGAATTCCCCTCCAAGGGGAGCTGCGAATCCATGTACCGCGCCGAGCTTTGCATTGGCGAGGGTTATGCCGGAAAAGAGGCTGGCCAGTGCCATTCCTGTTCGGGCTTCAATGTCTTCTCCGTCATTGTATGCCTTCAAAATATTTTTTGCCCCGTGTTTTAAACCTTCGCGGCAGAGCGCATCAGTCATGGGCGAACCGGAGCGGGAAACAAAGGATTCCATGAGCTGGGTCAATGCGTCCAGTCCGGTTGCCGCAGTTACAGACGGGGGAGCGGAAAGGGTCAGCAGTGGATCGACTATGGCGATATCCGGGATCATCTCCGTAGAGCGCAGGCTGACTTTGACTTTGTGTTCTATACTGAGCAGCACTGCGTTTGAAGTCACTTCCGAACCTGTTCCCGACGTAGTCGGTACGGCAATGAGCGGCAGTGGTTTTTCGGAAAGCGGCATGCCTTTGCCTACCACTTCAAGATAGTCCAGCACATCCCGTTTGTTAGGGATAAGTGCGGCAATGGCCTTGCCCGCATCCAGAACGCTTCCTCCGCCAACGGCTATAACAACGTTGCAATTTTTGGCACGGGCTTCGGCTACGAGTGCGGTAATCCTATCCGTGTCCGGTTCACCGGGTATAGAAACCGTATGCAGTTGTATGTTTTTTTTGTGTAGATCATCGATGAGCCACTGGATTCTTTGCGGAGATTTACCGGTAACAATGCAGGCTCTGCTGCCCATTTTTATTGTGTGTTCAGGAATGGTTCGTGCAGTGTCCGGGCCGAAGACAATTCTGGGTGCTGTGGAAAATTGAAAATTCATGGGGGCAGGTTAACACCGCACTCCCTGGTCCGGCAATTTATATTGGCGATTAAGAAAGATTAAGTATGTAAGTCATGGTGAGTTTCTTTTTGTCCTCTCCGGCTGGGATCTATGGAAGAAGGATGCTGCATAGCCTCTGTCTGGTCCATTTCTTCCAATAAATCTTTTTGACACAATCTTGTAATTAAAACGGACTCTTGTCGTAATCCAATTGTCAAAAAAATCGAGCATAAATTCCCTGTCTCAGGGGAGGCCCAATTACGTTTACAAGGAGTTATATTATGGAAAGACGCGAATTTTTGAAAATGGGTATTATTGCCGGGGCCGCTGTTGCCGCCTCCGGCATGTCTGTTCTGGCTGAAGCTTCTTATACTGAATTTACACTCTCAGAATGCAGAAAACTGACTCCGCAGCAGATGGCTGAAAATTCCGGTGCGGTAATGGAGTCATGGAAGTATATTCAGGCGCAGGCCGCCGGTATTAAAAATCCAGGATTGCGTAAAGCAGTGCAGGATATCATAGCCAATCCTGCGCCAAGGCTTATGAACGCTGTGAGCGGGCGCAAGAAGGAAGTGTACAAGGAACTTGAAAAGAATGGCTGGCTCGAGGGTGTATCCTATGACACTTTTCTGCCGGAGAACGGTTCCGCCAAACAAGCCAACCAGCCTTTCTACGCCGCTCCCGGAAGCGGCTATAGCAGTCATCACTGTTACCCCGGCGGCCTTGCCACCCATACTGCCCTGAATGTTGAAATGTCTCTGGCCCTCTACGACAACTATAAGAAAATTTACGGTTTCGATCTTGATCGTGATGTTGTGGTTGCCGCCCAGATTTTGCATGACCTGCATAAGCCTTGGGTTTTCCAATGGCAGAAAGACGGCTCCAGCCGCAATGAGAACAAGCTTGCAGGTACCGGCGAACACCACGTCCTCGGCGTGGCGGAATCAATTGTGCGCGGTCTTCCTGCCGAAGTGTGTGTAGCACAGGCCTGCGCCCATAATCATCCCGGTTTTTCCAAAGATGAAGAGGGTCCGGTTCGCTGGCTAAAGGCCGCATCCATCATTGCTGACGTTGATCCGGTTAAGTACGGACTGCTTGCTGCAGACGGCAAGACTCTGCCTCTGCAGCGCAGCATGGAAGCTTTTGTTACCCATCTCGGCGACCATGACTGGATTCTGACCGTTCCTGCTGCAAAATGGCTCATTCCGGCTATGGAAGAGATTGCCATGCAGGATTACGGTATGAGCAAGGCAGATCTCAAGTCTGCAAAGTTTTATGCCTTCCGCAATGCCGTGTTCAGTCAGGCTACTATTATGGCTCTCTATCACCTGATGCAGAAGGATGGTAAGGAAGCTCTGCGCAAGCAGGTCCATGCCATTGTGAAAGCTTAGCTTAAACTGGTCTGATTTCTAAATGAAAAAGGCGGTTGTCGATGATCGACAACCGCCTTTTTCCGTGACATAAAAATTAACTTATTTTTCCATGTATTCGTGCAGGGCCTTGCATAGCTGGTCGGCACAGGAAGTGGATTTCTTGCCGCAGGTAATTCCTTCAAGAGTTTCGATTATCTTGGGAAGTTCCATTCCTTGCACAAGCGCGGAGACAGCCTTGAGGTTGCCGTCGCAACCGCCGGTGAAGTTGACATAGGTAAGTTTGTCGCCTTCCACTTTAAAGCGGATTAATTTCGCACAGACGCCTTTAGGGGTGAAAACATGGGTGTCCGCGGGTGCTTCAACTCCGCCGAGGGAATTGAGCATGGTCGGTTGAAGTGAGATGTTTTCCATTTCGTCCTCTGTATTTGATTAAAGTCATATCCGCCGCAGGATGAAGCGGGCAATATTGAATTAATTGTAGTCAAAGTTTTTTCACCATGAAAATGCTGGTCAGGTCAAGGGACTTTTAAGCCCGTTTTAGGCTTGCTCTTTGACTTTTGCGGCTTATTATGGAATTTTCAATATTTGCTGTTTGGCAAAAGAAGAAAATTAATTCAAACGTAATCAACAAGGAAGGGTGGAATGCTGAAAACAATTGGCGACGGTGTGCAGAGTTCTTTTCCCGCAGCCTTTCATCGTTATCCTGCACGGCTTCAAGTGGAAGTTACCACCCGTTGCAATATGAACTGCTCCATGTGCGTGAAGTATGCTCCGGGGAGCGATATTTGCGAAACGGATTTAAGCCTTGATGATTTCAAAAAGCTCGATCAGGCTTTGAGACATTGCGAAAAACTGGTCTTAAACGGTATCGGCGAACCGTTGCTGCATCCTGATTTGGCGGCGATGGCTGCTTTTGCCCGTGAGTGCATGCCTGAGCATGGTTCTATCGGTTTCCAGACTAACGGCTTACTTTTCACGGAGGAGAGGGCAAGTGAATTGGTCGAAGCCGGGGTGGATACTTTCTGTATTTCGGTTGATTCTTTGGATGCATCAGCCACGGAAGGGGAACTGCACGGACAGGTAAGTACAGATCGGCTGGCCCGTACTTTTTCGTTTTTAAATGCTGCCGGAAAAAAGAGTGAAAGAAAAGTCCGGTTAGGCGCTGAATTTGTCCTTATGGCTGATACATATAAACAATTGCCTGATGTTATCCATTGGGCTGCAGAGCAGGGTGCAGAATTTATTCTTTGTTCACATGTGTTGGCCTATCATGAATCCATGCAGGAACAATCTCTGTTTAATCCGAATACTCCAAAAGCAGTTGCCCTGTTTAAAAAATGGAAGGATATAGCCCGTGAGCAGGGACAGGATTTGCAGAATTACTTCGGTTTTGTCTGGAATCCGGGGCGGAGCATGAAGAGGGAAAAACTTTTTGAGCTGATTCGAGAAATGCGTGCAGAGGCTGAAAAAAGCAATATATGGATAAACCTGCGCAGCCTTGCGGATTGGGATCAACGCAGTAATACAGAAGAGTATCAGCAACTACTGGAAGTTTATGCCCGTTCAAAGAATCTGGCGCGGAAGTTGGGAGTTGATCTGCGTCTGCCTCCACTCATGGCGGAAAATGAATTGAGTTGTTCATTTATAGAAGAGGGTGCGGCATTTATCACCTCTGCCGGGGATGTAGCGCCCTGCCAGTTTCTCTGGCACAGCTGCACCTGTTATCTGGACGGCAGCGAAAAACTGCTCCGCAGTAAAAAGTTCGGTAATATTGCTGATGGTGATATCAGTCACATATGGTGCTCAAAGGCATATTCAGGTTTCCGTGCCGAAGTTCTGGAATATGAATATCCGTACTGCTCAAATTGTCCCATGGTTCCCTGTGACGATATAGTCGGGCGTAGTAACGAGTTCGAGTGCGACTGCCTCGGAGTTGAGGTCCCTTGCGGGCATTGCCCATGGGCTATGGGGGGATTGCAATGTTTGATGTGATCTCAGGCTTGTAGATAAAGCATTTTCTTCAACGCTTATAAAAAGGCTGGAACAACACGTATGTTTATGTACGCATTGTTCCAGCCTTTTTATTGTCAGCAACAGTCTGCCTGCTCAAAAAGGTAAGCTGGCCCGCCTGTATTTATTCTTCGTCTTCGGAATTTTTTTCTGTGACGTAGAGATCTACTTCTTTGCTTTTCATCAGGTCGCAGAAGACCTGTGGAGGTCTCCTGTCGGTGAAGATTGCATCGATTTCTCCAAGGTCGGCTATGCGGACCATGGCGTTGCGGTTAAACTTGGTGTGGTCGGTAACCAGAAAGATGTTGCGGGCGTTGTTGATTATTTCACGGGCCACGCGCACTTCA encodes the following:
- a CDS encoding ATP-binding protein, whose product is MQTETKKTYDKLSRKIALTVITVSLAPLILVGGLIFDQFRSIYRAKVYAHLAEVVDKHKDNVNNFLNEKLAEVQYLSRVFTYEELSDSRNLEQALKGMQQQYGRIFVDLGIINENGTQVAYAGPFNLLGADYSKADWYLNSRTKSTNISDVFMGLRQSPHFIITVNSSRAGKPWTLRATIDFLAFTNLVENIHIGETGYAYILNKSGVYQTRPQSNLNRELVLTPYENIQDPVYEDGVSIQLSGGSDGEKYVAVSSLLKSGDWKLVYQQNMSDAFSSMIRSEFITLAIFLTGGLAIIVMALYLSRKLVTHIEFIDSENEMMNRQMVETGKLASIGELAAGIAHEINNPVAIMIEEAGWVCDLLEDEGREMSSYAEISRALEQVRTQGGRCKDITHKLLSFARKTDSRVVDVFLPDLIEEVVGISMQQARYAQINLSLDLDREMGPVRASISELQQVFMNLFNNAVQAMEAKGGTLSVACRAEGGQAYVSVADTGPGIPAANLSRIFDPFFTTKPVGKGSGLGLSICFGLIHRMGGEIDVESGVGQGARFNIRLPLPSAGTEYEVEKED
- a CDS encoding ATP-binding protein, with protein sequence MNLQEYYDTIMQLSHGIVVTLDLNGEIIHGNTRLENITGYSMKELAGKDWFETFIARDEREDARREVFRKAKENKISKISGDIRTRGGSKVYIDWNIKQLTDSRSNIVSILCVGQDVTGHMLRQEGLLYERFTLIERNKELNCLFEISKLGGDLDLNLKETMDRIVQLMPSGFQNPEKTHVRLRIGNLSWETPGYRKTENFLVEAVDAHRDIRGTITVAVEAPENYGRPVFIDDEKDLLMTVAQQIAIIVAKKEIKSAKIELEQQLRQADRLAKIGQFSAGVAHEINEPLSNILGYAQLALQTPELQDQVRMDLSSIVDSSLHAREIIKKLMFFSRQLPPQLIPTNINETITEALRITETAAKRNDIVVKCDFAADLPSVPADPQHIKQVIVNLAANAIQAMSGGGTLEIRTLSDKNDAYIIVEDNGPGIPEAELKQIFNPFFTTKDVDKGTGLGLSVVLGIVKAHKGVIQVRSEPGKGTCFEIALPCQQNNITDD
- a CDS encoding sulfite exporter TauE/SafE family protein codes for the protein MGFFNQWGKFMMAGAGYMARWEIDNAKAIMGSSKLRMLLGLMLIPVILGGIAFADDIAPILPDLLGGKKSYSPAFYSFGIFMVSIAIGIGAGLITGCIGAGGGFIIAPALMSAGIKGILAVGTDLFHIFAKAIMGSVIHRKMGNVSVPLAVVFLIGAILGATAGGIINRVLYEINPVLSDAFITTVYSLMLGFLGSYAMMDFLKARKAGKGGSAHGGGEGSDLGALSKSLQGINFPPMVKFDHDLVPGGRQISWVFLVLSGALVGLAAGIMGVGGGFLTFPIFVYVLGVSSMTTVGTDIFQIVFTAGFASISQYAIYGFIFYTLAMGMLLGSLLGIQIGALVTKVVPGITIRGFYAMAVLAGFVNRIFALPGKLGEMGYIPISPSMGRILDSIGIWAFFVVIGGFSVWVIGTFIVNIKNLKVEEAR
- a CDS encoding response regulator; this translates as MERVRVLLVDDEVDFSRVFARRLERRGLTVSTAAGADEAVDVLKELPVNAVVLDIKMPGRDGIQLLGEIKRQYPQIAVVMLTAHAEADIVVSSLAMGACDYLLKPADVDEIVCKIKDAVLRHNNQ
- a CDS encoding response regulator, translating into MMDATILFVDDEAGFVDAMSKRLARRNMTIHKAYDGEQALKSLAENHGIEVVILDMKMPGKNGLEVLRDIKRDFPIVEVIMLTGHATVESAIEGMQNGAFDYLMKPCNIDDLAEKLRKAVELYRSHADEEVKARIDDITHRMA
- a CDS encoding response regulator; its protein translation is MISSDKQIRLLIVDDEVGFAEVLRKRLERRGILVETAYRGEDAVRVLREKHFDVVLLDLKLEGMDGIEILKVFKMLDPNLPVLMLTGHGCEKAAAESIRLGVADYLSKPVEFSLLLEKVQQASSRKEVPRGKGESSSG